Within the Telopea speciosissima isolate NSW1024214 ecotype Mountain lineage chromosome 4, Tspe_v1, whole genome shotgun sequence genome, the region ATTAATTTTGTACATCTTTATTGGTTAATATATTCCTTTGCTgatcttttggaaaaaaaaaaaagaaatatatatgaATGGTAAAGAAATAATTTGGACACATTATTCCTATAgttataatgttttttttttttttttggtaatgattcCTATAGTTATAATGTTGGACATGGAAGGACATTGCCCTTTGTAATGATTGCATTTATTATGTTTGACATGAAtagatcttttttttctttactaaaaaaaaagacttgagAGTCCTGCAGCTTGAATCCCTGCATTCAAAAGTtaatcatttttgtttttttttttcgggtatGGAAATCAAACattgatcttggatccatggatTGGATAAAGGCCAAACTGTCCTACACGTTACGGACAGGGCCCTCCTTGCCAGGGAATCAGCCATTCTGTTAAGCTCCCTCAGAACAAACTGAAAATTACAGtattcattctttttcttcaacaGTGGCTTCTTCCATATGCTCAGCATCCTTATGTTGATGTTCCATGGATCCACCTTCAGTTGCCTGGGGCATGACCTTGAGACCATTTATGATATTACTGAAAATCTTAAATGTAGCCTGATACTTGCCATACCCCAACGGGAAAAAGTGTATTAGCAGTGCAACGAATGAAACAACTGCAATTATGGACAGGAGACCTCCGAAGCTTTGCAAGGTGAGCTGGTTGGTTGAAATGGATGTAGCGTCTGCATTATTGCAATTTGTTTGATTTTCTAGCCACCCTTGCTTAATTGTGTCTAATGTTCCATCATCAGTAAGATTTAAGATTGCCCTTGACATATAAGAGACTAAAGGAGAGCCTTTAGGGAATACctgaaaaaaaataggaaataagaacCCACAATactttcatgaaaaaaaaaaaaaaaaacaaaaacaaaaacaaaatctaaTGCAAGGTATTCTACATGGGCAACTAGCTctatcaaaagagagagagagagaaagacttaCAAAGCCAAATCCTTCAGAAGAGTAGATGTGTCCGACCATGGTGTATTGATTACAATACATATTGAGGAAGACTTGAATATAAGGAATTTCATCAAAAATTGCAGCAACTCCCCCATTACCAGACCCATTAGATAAAGCATAATGATATTCCTCTGGAGAACCATAACTCTTGAGTTTAGACGGATCAAACTGCAAATAGTTTGTCAGGAACTCTCCCACGAACGACCCATCTTGGTATCCCACATAATATCCATTACTCTTTAGGACATTAACATCTGTAATTGTTGGCTGCAACTGCCGTACTGTCAAAGTTGATGAGAGGCTAGCAGTGTAACTCTGTGTTAAGATTAACACAAAAAACACCCATGTGAACAACACCAACCTTGTTAAGTTGCTCTCAATCTTCTCTCCTGCAACCATTAATAGAAACACTTCTTTGTTATGTTGATACTCAATTCTTTGGTTGCTTGCGAGTTAGTGTGTTCTCTTGTGCTGTGAAGAGTTTCTTTCTGTTGCCTTTGTTTTACTCTGGGtatagtttttcttcttttcaataaAGCGATATTACTtatctaaaaacaaaaaaaaagggtaaattactcaaatcatcccttgtattagaccccaatatgacataTTAGTCCCTAACATTAATTTTATgctgttaaatgatgatgtcagccagttaaataaatttaaatccctacaCTAcccttggcatccaaacattgACTTTgaaggtagtattgtaaatttaattctaatgttttagtacaatggtaaaatagtcatttcacacaaataactaacagcagactaacaccgttactatagaggggggacggatgagtattttcataaaccaaggggtgatttgagtttcgtttgaaaactaaggggtgacgtgtaatttacccaaaaaaaaaaaaaaaaaaaaaagggatagaAGATGTATAAACTTACGTTGGGCAAATACAAGTGTTAAGAAGGAGAACCAAATGCTTGATTGAATTTGTTGTCTACGTGAGTCACCAAACTCGGGATTTATTTTATGTTCAAGAATCCAAACCACGACCCCTATGCAGACAAAACCTCCTAAAGTCACCAACCAAAGTTCTAGGCTTAAAGGCTTTAAGAACAACCACAACTCTTTCTCCAAATTATCTTGCATTGCCACAACCATGGTCACTCCAGAGTCTGTATAAGGCAATGTGAAATCTACATAATTAGATCGATTAAACAAAATCGATACATCCCCTACTGCTGCGTCGAAGTTCTGTTTGTTCAATCACAAGAGAAACAAATTAGTATTCATTTTGATTGAAAAATATATGTTAATTAATGCCTTTCATGAacataatagaaaataaattataattctACTTCACTCACATTAAGATAAATTTGATAAATTAGGTCATCATAGCTCTCAAGAACAGTTCCATTGATAGGGTAAGGTAGAAACTCATAGGGGAGACCAAAGGGTAGTCTACTTGTTATATTGCTGAATACTTCTATGCAGAACCCTGTGATATCAATCATCTCATTGGTGATATTGTCTCTTTCCATGCTCACAAATTGACTAAAGCCAGTCTTAACTGGCACCAAAACTTTTAACCTCTCTTGACTATTTGTTGGCATAACCCAACCCTTTGGCTTGGTTGTTGAGTCTCCTGGCCATACAATAGCTTTGAGGCTACTCAGAAAACCTGAATCTGTTAAGTTATTTGTTGTGTTTAACTGTCTTGAAATCCCTCCCATTGGGGTCCAATGTCCAACCActctctccccttccccaaTCACATTAAATATTTGGAAAGCTGAAGATTCCAACTCTCCATTAACCAAATGGAAATCACCACTTAGGCCTTTAAATCTAGTGCTCAAGATAGTCTGGAGAAGTTGTGGGCCAATTGTTGAGTATCCAAGGCATGAAAGATCGCTTAAATTATTGGTAGTGTTACTACTCAGAAACTGAGGATCCATGGTTTTAACTCCCTCAACTGCCATGGCTAGTGCCCAAACTGTATCATATGCCCATATACCATATAGACTTGGCTCAGATATTTCACCATATGAATTGTTTGAGTAGAAATTTCTTTTCCATCTGACTTTAAATTCTTCAAGCTTTTTGGACTTTGGTATGTATGGTCTTACACCCAATACACCTTCCATTGAATCAATAACACTGGAATTCATGGAAGCCATTAATCTTGATAACCCATCAGTGACAATCCAAGCATAACCTTGGCTTATCATTCCTGCATTGTTTGCATTCATAAAAAGCCGAGATCCAATAGAAGAAGACATGTGGACAATGAAAACCCTAGTTGGCATGGTTGTCAAGTTATGAAGTTCTTTTAATATTTGATCATCAGTTGCATCCAGAGGAATGGTACTCTTATATGGCACAAGAACATCAATCTTTTGGAAGGCATCAATGAAATAGGGTATAACTTCATTTCCATAGTTGGTATCTTCATATATCAAAACTACTTCCTTCCATTCAAAGGCTTGAATAATGGAAACAACAGCTTTAACTTGAGTTGAGTCATCAATAGCTGTTCTTATAAAATAAGGACTTTtaaggggagaaagagaaggacttGTTGCTGAAAAAGAAACAATTGGCACTTGGGCATTTTCTCCGAGTTCGATCACAAATGAAGCTTGAGTTGACTCTTGTGGCCCAATGATGGCTTGCACCTTTACATCTTTCATCAAGTATAAAGCTGCATTTGGAAAATGTAGCAAATGAATGAATAGTAAATGATCTGGAGCCAATTAATtagtatgtatatatatatcttgtTGTTGGGTaatcttatcatttcacatggacaatgatagcatttgaaaatgacataatgataagtcatttttcaacttattttgaaaatccttttcaCACGTGAATAAGATAACTTTAAGGAATAAGACAAGAGATAAGAAAGTAATGTTACAATCTTGTTGGAACCAACCTTGGTTGCaacaagatatatatatatatatatatatatatatatatgagatttttactatatatattaaattatatttctcATCATGTTGTGATGCAGGCCTAGACCTACATGCCAAACCGAGTATATCATCAAAGGCGATTCACCCCTTGCCATGTGGATTTAACTTCAAAAAGATCTCCAACTGATTCCTATAAGGATTACAATTTCCTATTTTTGAGGAGGAGAATAATTGCTACTATTTTGGAAACCTAATTCTAGAAATAGGATAACTCGTGGAACAAGAAGTTGGAATCCAACCTAGGGAAATGACTTTACTTCTCCTATAATTTAGGAATGAAATACACAAGACCATGCTTGGATGAATTTCACAAGGAAATAACCTAGCCACCACTAATGCCACATGGATAGCCTTGGAcgattttgaggagagagagatggttttGATGAGAGAGCCTACTCTCCCTTGGACGAACTCATGAAGGAGCATGCCTTATCCGATTTCTTCAACAGCCTTCCTTCCTTAGATtgagttttattaattttagtATTTCTTAATTGTTAAGAGTTTAGCTTAGATTAGGAtttaattttcctttattttataatttaatttCTAATTTAATCGTAGCCGTAGGATAGAATGCAATTAGGGCTTGAAATTAGATTTTGTGTTTATCTTTAAATATGTAAGAGCGATGCTCATTCAGTAGTGAAGATTggattaatgaaatattactCCATTGAATATTTTGGAACCTTGTAGTGTTCTACCCTATAACTTTGGAAAGTTACGTTGCTTCTTTGAAGAGTTGCATATCTTTCTGTCTCCTTGAAGAGTCACGTTAAACCCTTGAAGTGTCTTCTTGATTCTCCCGATCCGTATCTTCCAACCAGGGGTGCATTGTTTGGCATCAGAGCTTTGGAGGAGAGCGAGAAGCTGTGATGGCACCCAGGCATAGAGGTGATTGTACAGCTCCCATGGTGGACATCAATACTAGAGATCACATTCAGACGACGAATGATGTTGCAGACGAATGAATCTTTGTTGATGAGCGAATCTTTGTTCAggttgatttgagtaaacctccaattttcgACGAGTACTAGGATGAGTACGATGCCGAACATGGAGTTTTTGAAAGTCTTGAACTTGATTTGGTATCAGTTTCACGTCAATTCTAACCACAACAGTATGAGCCAACAATACTTAAATTAAATGACTATTTTCCTTGCAACAAAACAGTCCCAACAACCAAAAACCCTATAACCTGGTGGCATTGTATAGATTATAGAGATCCCTTGTGGAGATCCCAGATGCCCAATAACCTCCTCTCCTCTTGCCGAGTAGCACATAATTGACTATATGACACATTGgttggattgggctcctctacGGCGCAAGAGTATGCTGCACATCTTGTGGCGTGGCACCACAACTCTCCGCGCAAACAAGCTCCCCTTTGGACAGTCTGGATCGAGCTGGGAAAGCTGAGGGTGGTGCACATGCGATGTACAGGATTTCAGGATTTTGAAATCTGGATTTCAATCTTGATCCAGACCGACCAAAAGGGAATTCATCCACGTGGCGAGCTGTGGTGCTGCGCCACAAGATGTGCGGTGCACCCTTGTGCCATAGAGGAGCCCGATACCATATTTGTCACCCCACTTAGGAAAGACCAACTATCGAACTTGAACAGCACAACACTGAGGCGAGACATGCTCCACGAATTACTCATAGTGCGGTACTAAGTCTAGACTCCAAAATGGACTTAGTGACAACCACCGATTCCCTCTCAAGCGAGGCTCTAATGGCGGTGACTTCACACTTgctttttttctcctccttaaTTTAACTGACTTAGGCTCcagataagggtgtcaaattagAACCGgaaccaaaaaatgaaaccGAAACGGAAACCAGACCagccaaaccgaaccaaataaaattccgttagatttgaatattggattCCGAATTCTATAACCAAACAGAATTTGGATAGTAGTATATTATAGtatgttattttaatatattatagtatattaatacattATAATACTAGTATGGTATAAAATATATTACTAATGTTAGTGttagattttataatactattatactatactataatattatatagtatgtatattatagtatatggaCTGAGTAGAGGAATTGGAACCGAACCGTGTAAGAACCTAATAGAACTGAATTTCGGAACCAAATAAGAACCAAAACCGAGAAGGTTCGGTTGAGTATCAAATTTCAGACCCAATTGGGCTCGCTGTTCAGTTTTAGATCACTACAACACTCTCTGGAActgaaccaaaaccgaaccgattgacacccttagctccAGATATTATATATTCTAGATCCGAAAAAGGGAGAGTGAGATCCAATTTATTTTATATCTCCAACCTTCTTCCgaaatataatttttgtttttattttggacaaatctgaaattcaataaaaaacaataagagAACGAAACTAAATTGCTaacatattaaaataaaagCCAGAAACAGCAAAGAAAGTAGATAATTAGATCGGTAAAGTACCTGAGGATGCTGAAACCACAACATTTTGTTCAGAATCCATGGCGTGGAGCATAATTCTTGTTGTATAATTTGCATGAATTTCATAAAAATCAGATAAAGCCATAGAGATGCAGCTCTCAGCGATCTCTCCCATTTTTGATTTTAAGTCAagaacaactccaacatgaAACAAGGATGTATTTGAATTGATACTTCCATTTTGAGCAACCACATACTTGTTTAAGAAGCTGGAagagagtaagaagaagaacaaggaaagaTAAGTTGATTTCACCATTAGAAAGTGTATACTTAATATATTTAGAGATATCAGAATCTCTAAATCCAACCTTTTATATATAGAGGATTATACTTGAATACCACCTGCAAGCATCAACAAATTCAGTCATTATTCACcttccttgaaaaaaaaaatttcagtcaaaataGGTGGCAAATAGGAATAGAATGATAGTGAAAGGATAAAAGGCATTAAACCAGTGGTCAATGACTCGTCTCATTAGACAAACAAGCATGGATAGTTATTTCTGATGTCAATGTACCTAGTTTATTACATGGATCCCAAGATTTTTAAATGGTCTATCAGATGAATTAGCCAAATTAACCAAGAAACAAAGTTGGGGCTGGCTTTGGGGCCTTAGATTGGTTTTAAGTAAGGATCTCAAATGGAACCGGAACCAAATATCGGAATCAAAATCGACCGTTTACAATCGAAACGAACAGCACCGTAGAAAAATGATccagttttaattttataagttCTCTtcccggtttggttttgatttgcaccGCAAAACTACGGTCTAAAGTGAATAGAAACTGGTACCTCTTACTCGAATACTATCCCATACATCAATTGGAGtaattaataacataatgattaatttaataaacaacaaATATTGCAACATACTTAGAagcataaaataagtaaaatgtcttgggttaactatatattatatttgttcaagtacaaattgaaaatgatggatgatgttaaaataaattaacaaaaccctacttgttaatagaagaaatagtttgtttatcatttggagaagaaaaaaaaatggaaaaacaaagaataggaaagCAAAAGGATGGGTGAAGATGagaagtttcatttttttttttttaaataccacATAGGTATGGaaaatatgatgagtgagggagACTAAGAGAGAATGGGGGGAAACACGGGAATATAAAGACTTTGAAAACCAAGATTGTCTTCATTACTGTTTCCTAGAAGCGACACTACACAGACCGCATGTAAACCGGTTGCGAGTTGGATAATGAAAAgcaagtttttttttcattactAATGAATAGAAACCAATAAAACTAGACCGTATGCAAAACGACTTTGATTTTAGTTGATTCCTATccggttcaattttgatttcaccttatcaaaattTAAATCGCACCGCAACCAAACCGAATAACCAAAGCCacaccaattgacacccttagtttcaAGGACAGCTAGAACCATCGTTtatagaagatttttttttatttttcttctttattttacaAATTTGGGATTGAAAAGCGTTGACAATTATGTAACCAtcgttttgatttttattctttgcatcttctttttatttaaaatgaaCGCAAAAAATTTTCGTATCTTCCTAGTAGTCATATGGGTACAGGATTATTTGTTAAATAGCTACATAAATAAGAATTATTGATGTGATACTCACACCATTCCTAGAAGAAACTTGAAAGATACAATTCCTCAGCCGCCTTCCCATGATGATTGCGCCATACAAAAGATTGGTTTAGAAATTCTGACTGTTGGATAGATAGGATATACTATGAAGTAGGAACGACAAATTTCAAAGCCAAATTCAATCAtaacccctccctccctccctccctccctcccttcctCCCAATTAGTATTATCTTATAATTTTTCAAGTGTCTATTTCGATAAAAAGGGGGGTGTGTGGGGAACGGTTTTCATGCATGGCCACATAAGAGGGATGGCTACGATTTGTCAAATGGGGGGGAcatttggtcatttcacccctatTGTGAGAGGAGTCACAACCGTGCACGAAACTTTTgcccaaaaataaatttcagAACATTCTAATGAATTTGCAAAGTTTTCTTGTTCATGTGGTCAACTCAGCTAAATTAAACATGTGAGCACTGACAAATAATTGTGCTATATAGGAAGAGCTTCCTAATTCTGGCAAGCAAAAAATGGTTTCGTTGAAAAAGTTATTCTATGGATTCTAACATTTTTTGTTTGCTAAAAGATCGTTTATATTaaagtaagaaaaaaatttaaaaaaaaaattacaaagatagCCTAAACACTCCAACAACTTAGCAAGATTAGACTCTCCCACCTTCAGCAATGCCATCAGCTAAAGAGACTAACTAGCTAACACAAACAAACtacttaagaaaaaaatatttcattcaaaCGTTGCAATAacttttattttagggttttcattCAGAGATTGCAGTAACTTCTGTGCTCTGGAAATGGCTATGTTGAAGGTGGAGTATTAAGCCTACCCTACTCTTTTGTTTCAGTCTATGTAGGTATAACATTGGATGGAGATCCGAACCTAGTGCACACCAAGGGGAGAAACCATGGACTACTGTTATAGTACGGTACCCCCTTCGTCGCAAGGgtgaatgtaattttttttttgttgctaaaaatcagcaagagatttattaaaaaatatcaaagaatTACACAATGAGAAAAGACAGAGGCTCATCCACTTTCAGCATTACCATCAGCAGATAAACTACTCCGCATCAatatgtaaaagaaaaaaaaaaactcagcaaAATCTAAATCTAGGTCATACTTGTGTTGGATttatatgtccatcaaaccgTAGAAAAATGAtccagttttgattttataggttcttttcccggtt harbors:
- the LOC122659246 gene encoding glutamate receptor 2.8-like; amino-acid sequence: MTEFVDACSFLNKYVVAQNGSINSNTSLFHVGVVLDLKSKMGEIAESCISMALSDFYEIHANYTTRIMLHAMDSEQNVVVSASSALYLMKDVKVQAIIGPQESTQASFVIELGENAQVPIVSFSATSPSLSPLKSPYFIRTAIDDSTQVKAVVSIIQAFEWKEVVLIYEDTNYGNEVIPYFIDAFQKIDVLVPYKSTIPLDATDDQILKELHNLTTMPTRVFIVHMSSSIGSRLFMNANNAGMISQGYAWIVTDGLSRLMASMNSSVIDSMEGVLGVRPYIPKSKKLEEFKVRWKRNFYSNNSYGEISEPSLYGIWAYDTVWALAMAVEGVKTMDPQFLSSNTTNNLSDLSCLGYSTIGPQLLQTILSTRFKGLSGDFHLVNGELESSAFQIFNVIGEGERVVGHWTPMGGISRQLNTTNNLTDSGFLSSLKAIVWPGDSTTKPKGWVMPTNSQERLKVLVPVKTGFSQFVSMERDNITNEMIDITGFCIEVFSNITSRLPFGLPYEFLPYPINGTVLESYDDLIYQIYLNNFDAAVGDVSILFNRSNYVDFTLPYTDSGVTMVVAMQDNLEKELWLFLKPLSLELWLVTLGGFVCIGVVVWILEHKINPEFGDSRRQQIQSSIWFSFLTLVFAQREKIESNLTRLVLFTWVFFVLILTQSYTASLSSTLTVRQLQPTITDVNVLKSNGYYVGYQDGSFVGEFLTNYLQFDPSKLKSYGSPEEYHYALSNGSGNGGVAAIFDEIPYIQVFLNMYCNQYTMVGHIYSSEGFGFVFPKGSPLVSYMSRAILNLTDDGTLDTIKQGWLENQTNCNNADATSISTNQLTLQSFGGLLSIIAVVSFVALLIHFFPLGYGKYQATFKIFSNIINGLKVMPQATEGGSMEHQHKDAEHMEEATVEEKE